One window from the genome of Crassostrea angulata isolate pt1a10 chromosome 2, ASM2561291v2, whole genome shotgun sequence encodes:
- the LOC128172053 gene encoding uncharacterized protein LOC128172053 produces the protein MATTDHRRDDKQTPVDLANSMTDMLTCNTESGEKDDDKEECTEEGDDIVKQRRRQGRSGKNVSSSSSSSLSSSSSSSKEMATTDHRRDDKQTPVDLANSMTDMLTCNTESGEKDDDKEECTEEGDDIVKQRRRQGRSGKNVSSSSSSSLSSSSSSSKEMATTDHRRDDKQTPIDLANSTTDMLTCNTESGEKDDDKEECTEESDDIVKQRRRQGRSGKNVSSSSSSSLSSSSSSSKEMATTDHRRDDKQTPVDLGVYRNKQDLDYA, from the exons ATGGCCACTACTGACCACAGGAGGGATGACAAACAGACACCTGTTGATTTAG CGAACAGTATGACGGATATGCTTACGTGTAACACAGAGTCAGGCGAAAAAGATGATGACAAGGAAGAATGCACAGAAGAAGGTGATGATATTG TgaaacaacgacgacgacaggGAAGATCTGGCAAGAACGTCTCCTCGTCTTCCTCTTCCTCtctctcctcctcctcctcctcctcaaaAGAGATGGCCACTACTGACCACAGGAGGGATGACAAACAGACACCTGTTGATTTAG CGAACAGTATGACGGATATGCTTACGTGTAACACAGAGTCAGGCGAAAAAGATGATGACAAGGAAGAATGCACAGAAGAAGGTGATGATATTG TgaaacaacgacgacgacaggGAAGATCTGGCAAGAACGTCTCCTCGTCTTCCTCTTCCTCtctctcctcctcctcctcctcctcaaaAGAGATGGCCACTACTGACCACAGGAGGGATGACAAACAGACACCTATTGATTTAG CGAACAGTACGACGGATATGCTTACGTGTAACACAGAGTCAGGCGAAAAAGATGATGACAAGGAAGAATGCACAGAAGAAAGTGATGATATTG TgaaacaacgacgacgacaggGAAGATCTGGCAAGAACGTCTCCTCGTCTTCCTCTTCCTCtctctcctcctcctcctcctcctcaaaGGAGATGGCCACTACTGACCACAGGAGGGATGACAAACAGACACCTGTTGATTTAGGTgtgtatagaaataaacaagacCTAGATTATGCTTGA
- the LOC128172055 gene encoding uncharacterized protein LOC128172055, which produces MAFTDHRRDDKQTPVDLANSMTDMLTCNTESGEKDDDKEECTEEGDDIVKRRRRQGRSGKNDSSSSSSYLSSSSSSSSKEMAFTDHRRDDKQTPVDLANSMTDMLTCNTESGEKDDDKEECTEEGDDIVKRRRRQGRSGKNDSSSSSSYLSSSSSSSSKEMAFTDHRRDDKQTPVDLANSMTDMLTCNTESGEKDDDKEECTEEGDDIGKYAVAGLYSRNTVCI; this is translated from the exons ATGGCCTTTACTGACCACAGGAGGGATGACAAACAGACACCTGTTGATTTAG CGAACAGTATGACGGATATGCTTACGTGTAACACAGAGTCAGGCGAAAAAGATGATGACAAGGAAGAATGCACAGAAGAAGGTGATGATATTG TgaaacgacgacgacgacaggGAAGATCTGGCAAGAACGACTCCTCGTCTTCCTCTTCCTAtctctcctcctcctcctcctcctcctcaaaAGAGATGGCCTTTACTGACCACAGGAGGGATGACAAACAGACACCTGTTGATTTAG CGAACAGTATGACGGATATGCTTACGTGTAACACAGAGTCAGGCGAAAAAGATGATGACAAGGAAGAATGCACAGAAGAAGGTGATGATATTG TgaaacgacgacgacgacaggGAAGATCTGGCAAGAACGACTCCTCGTCTTCCTCTTCCTAtctctcctcctcctcctcctcctcctcaaaAGAGATGGCCTTTACTGACCACAGGAGGGATGACAAACAGACACCTGTTGATTTAG CGAACAGTATGACGGATATGCTTACGTGTAACACAGAGTCAGGCGAAAAAGATGATGACAAGGAAGAATGCACAGAAGAAGGTGATGATATTGGTAAGTATGCTGTGGCAGGTTTATACAGTAGGAATACAGTGTGTATATGA
- the LOC128172057 gene encoding uncharacterized protein LOC128172057 yields MATTDHRRDDKQTPVDLANSMTDMLTCNTESGEKDDDKGECTEEGDDIVKQRRRQGRSGKDDSSSSSSSLSSSSSSKEMATTDHRRDDKQTPVDLANSMTDMLTCNTESGEKDDDKGECTEEGDDIVKQRRRQGRSGKNVSSSSSSSLSSSSSSSKEMATTDHRRDDKQTPVDLANSMTDMLTCNTESGEKDDDKEECTEEGDDIVKQRRRQGRSGKEDSSSSSSSLSSSSSSKEMATTDHRRDDKQTPVDLGVYRNKQDLDYA; encoded by the exons ATGGCCACTACTGACCACAGGAGGGATGACAAACAGACACCTGTTGATTTAG CGAACAGTATGACGGATATGCTTACGTGTAACACAGAGTCAGGCGAAAAAGATGATGACAAGGGAGAATGCACAGAAGAAGGTGATGATATTG TgaaacaacgacgacgacaggGAAGATCTGGCAAAGATGACTCCTCGTCTTCCTCTTCCTCtctctcctcctcctcctcctcaaaGGAGATGGCCACTACTGACCACAGGAGGGATGACAAACAGACACCTGTTGATTTAG CGAACAGTATGACGGATATGCTTACGTGTAACACAGAGTCAGGCGAAAAAGATGATGACAAGGGAGAATGCACAGAAGAAGGTGATGATATTG TgaaacaacgacgacgacaggGAAGATCTGGCAAGAACGTCTCCTCGTCTTCCTCTTCCTCtctctcctcctcctcctcctcctcaaaGGAGATGGCCACTACTGACCACAGGAGGGATGACAAACAGACACCTGTTGATTTAG CGAACAGTATGACGGATATGCTTACGTGTAACACAGAGTCAGGCGAAAAAGATGATGACAAGGAAGAATGCACAGAAGAAGGTGATGATATTG TgaaacaacgacgacgacaggGAAGATCTGGCAAAGAGGACTCCTCGTCTTCCTCTTCCTCtctctcctcctcctcctcctcaaaGGAGATGGCCACTACTGACCACAGGAGGGATGACAAACAGACACCTGTTGATTTAGGTgtgtatagaaataaacaagacCTAGATTATGCTTGA
- the LOC128172054 gene encoding uncharacterized protein LOC128172054, giving the protein MATTDHRRDDKQTPIDLANSTTDMLTCNTESGEKDDDKEECTEESDDIVKQRGRQGRSGKNVSSSSSSSLSSSSSSSKEMATTDHRRDDKQTPVDLANSMTDMLTCNTESGEKDDDKEECTEEGDDIVKQRRRQGRSGKNVSSSSSSSLSSSSSFSKEMATTDHRRDDKQTPVDLANSTTDMLTCNTESGEKDDDKEECTEEGDDIVKQRRRQGRSGKNVSSSSSSSLSSSSSSSKEMATSDHRRDDKQTPVDLGVYRNKQDLDYA; this is encoded by the exons ATGGCCACTACTGACCACAGGAGGGATGACAAACAGACACCTATTGATTTAG CGAACAGTACGACGGATATGCTTACGTGTAACACAGAGTCAGGCGAAAAAGATGATGACAAGGAAGAATGCACAGAAGAAAGTGATGATATTG TGAAACAACGAGGACGACAGGGAAGATCTGGCAAGAACGTCTCCTCGTCTTCCTCTTCCTCTCTCTCctcctcttcctcctcctcAAAAGAGATGGCTACTACTGACCACAGGAGGGATGACAAACAGACACCTGTTGATTTAG CGAACAGTATGACGGATATGCTTACGTGTAACACAGAGTCAGGCGAAAAAGATGATGACAAGGAAGAATGCACAGAAGAAGGTGATGATATTG TgaaacaacgacgacgacaggGAAGATCTGGCAAGAACGTCTCCTCGTCTTCCTCTTCCTCtctctcctcctcctcctccttcTCAAAAGAGATGGCCACTACTGACCACAGGAGGGATGACAAACAGACACCTGTTGATTTAG CGAACAGTACGACGGATATGCTTACGTGTAACACAGAGTCAGGCGAAAAAGATGATGACAAGGAAGAATGCACAGAAGAAGGTGATGATATTG TgaaacaacgacgacgacaggGAAGATCTGGCAAGAACGTCTCCTCGTCTTCCTCTTCCTCtctctcctcctcctcctcctcctcaaaAGAGATGGCCACTTCTGACCACAGGAGGGATGACAAACAGACACCTGTTGATTTAGGTgtgtatagaaataaacaagacCTAGATTATGCTTGA
- the LOC128172056 gene encoding histone H3.v1-like, with protein MATTYHRRDDKQTPVDLANSMTDMLTCNTESGEKDDDKEECTDEGDDIVKQRRRRQGRSGKNVSSSSSLSSSSSSLKEMATTDHRRGDKQTPVDLANSMTDMLTCNTESGEKDDDKEECTEEGDDIVKQRRRQGRSGKNVSSSSSSSLSSSSSSLKEMAFTDHRRDDKQTPVDLANSMTDMLTCNTESGEKDDDKEEYTEEGDDIGKYAVAGLYSRNTVCI; from the exons ATGGCCACTACTTACCACAGGAGGGATGACAAACAGACACCTGTTGATTTAG CGAACAGTATGACGGATATGCTTACGTGTAACACAGAGTCAGGCGAAAAAGATGATGACAAGGAAGAATGCACAGATGAAGGTGATGATATTG TgaaacaacgacgacgacgacaggGAAGATCTGGCAAGAACGTCTCCTCGTCTTCCTCtctctcctcctcctcctcctctttAAAAGAGATGGCCACTACTGACCACAGGAGGGGTGACAAACAGACACCTGTTGATTTAG CGAACAGTATGACGGATATGCTTACGTGTAACACAGAGTCAGGTGAAAAAGATGATGACAAAGAAGAATGCACAGAAGAAGGTGATGATATTG TgaaacaacgacgacgacaggGAAGATCTGGCAAGAACGTCTCCTCGTCTTCCTCTTCCTCtctctcctcctcctcctcctctttAAAAGAGATGGCCTTTACTGACCACAGGAGGGATGACAAACAGACACCTGTTGATTTAG CGAACAGTATGACGGATATGCTTACGTGTAACACAGAGTCAGGCGAAAAAGATGATGACAAGGAAGAATACACAGAAGAAGGTGATGATATTGGTAAGTATGCTGTGGCAGGTTTATACAGTAGGAATACCGTGTGTATATGA